The following nucleotide sequence is from Crinalium epipsammum PCC 9333.
GAAATTTAGACGTGCGGGTGTGGGGTGCGATCGCGTTGGTCAAAAAGCAAGTACTAATATCTGCGGTTGTTTTGCGGGGCAAACAATCGTAACCAAAGTGCTAATGCTCCAAGATTGCCCACTACTTCAAGCAGTACCAAGAAACCAATTTCAAGAGACCCCATTGAGGCAATATACGCCAAAAGAAAGATCAAAGGTAGTACTACCCAAAGGAAAAATATTAACAAAATAAAACTACAACTTGTTAAACAACTTAAGGCATCTGACTTACTGTTTTGCCGCATATAAGATAAAATTCATACTGAGTAATTCACGGTTTTATATCAGTCTGTTACCAGTGTCATACCTTGTTAACAGGTCTGTTTTTGCCGATAAATTAGTGTTGTAGCAGTCTGTTAAAAGTGTTATACCGTTGAAACTAGATACAATACGCGCGTATTCCAGGTAATAACGCACTACTATCGTAGTGCCTAATAAAAAGCTGCTAGACTATTGAAATTCTTTTTCCCTTGTTGCACTGCTATCTTTGACTGCCTTGTTGCATTGCAACTTATGACTGTCCTGTTACACTTGGCACGGTTAGCAAGGAATTGAAGAGAATTGCTGATCCCAATCGCTCACCAAAATTAAGCAAATCCCTTCGAGCTATTAGGCGGAAACGTCCCCGACTTGGCGCTATATCTGTTTAAAATTCGCTGCAACCGAGCTTCTGAATAACAAGGCAGCGAGACTGTGTACCAGTCAATTAGATTTTTAGAACCTTTGCTACTGTTGCATTTTGCACAGGCTGGTACTAGGTTGAGCCATGAATTGATACCGCCTTGTGAAGAAGCTACTACATGGTCTAGGGTTAAGCG
It contains:
- a CDS encoding HNH endonuclease, with product MQQIFDPVRHKNVKAKVKEAIKSEFNHCCAYCGSKSKRLTLDHVVASSQGGINSWLNLVPACAKCNSSKGSKNLIDWYTVSLPCYSEARLQRILNRYSAKSGTFPPNSSKGFA